The following proteins are encoded in a genomic region of Paenibacillus sp. FSL R7-0273:
- a CDS encoding Ger(x)C family spore germination protein, protein MRPLRSCAPAVLVLAILALLLTGCWDQVEIEDRALVLGLSIDDASPEEMATEEQVTHLDNTKLPGRGISVTAQIAVPGRVPLGPGSGSSSDGAKASPVWVVTVAGHTLDDAMNNLQQQIADPRYLVHLRVIVISESIARGRMDELHDYLRRNPEIRRRTWMLVSEGRASRFMDVDPPLQRVPTLYILSMMEKAVASGKFPRDYLGRFWSADSKWGQSAYLPYVALREKENILIEGLAYFSSSRMINTTKPLEIGAFMAIQGMDPGGYSTLFRTEKLGTVMIKVNRRFTKTTSSIRDGTPHFKYELYFEGDLDEHFDSDKPISSSAALHEIEQEFNIQIAEVVRGVIERTQKDHSDIFGMGEQIRAHHQGYWKQHIHGKNDWEELYSRVKVDITLHMHLQRVGLKGS, encoded by the coding sequence ATGAGGCCGCTCCGCAGCTGCGCCCCTGCAGTGCTTGTCCTGGCTATCCTCGCCCTGCTGCTGACAGGCTGCTGGGATCAGGTAGAAATAGAAGACCGGGCACTCGTGCTCGGCCTGTCCATCGATGACGCTTCGCCTGAAGAAATGGCAACGGAAGAGCAGGTGACCCACCTGGACAATACAAAGCTGCCCGGCCGGGGTATCAGCGTGACAGCCCAGATTGCGGTTCCGGGGCGGGTCCCCCTCGGACCGGGCAGCGGCAGCTCCAGCGACGGGGCCAAAGCTAGTCCCGTGTGGGTAGTGACTGTGGCAGGCCATACGCTGGATGATGCAATGAACAATCTGCAGCAGCAGATCGCCGATCCGCGGTATCTCGTGCATCTGCGGGTTATCGTGATCAGCGAATCTATTGCACGCGGCCGCATGGATGAGCTGCATGACTATCTGCGGCGCAATCCCGAAATCCGGCGCAGGACCTGGATGCTTGTCTCGGAGGGCAGAGCCTCCCGTTTCATGGATGTTGATCCGCCATTACAGCGGGTGCCCACCCTCTATATTCTTTCCATGATGGAAAAAGCGGTCGCTTCGGGGAAGTTCCCCCGGGATTATCTCGGCCGCTTCTGGTCTGCTGATTCCAAATGGGGACAAAGCGCCTACCTTCCTTACGTCGCCCTCCGTGAAAAAGAGAATATACTGATTGAAGGCCTGGCCTATTTCAGCAGCAGCCGGATGATCAATACAACTAAGCCGCTGGAAATCGGCGCCTTTATGGCGATACAGGGCATGGACCCGGGCGGCTACTCTACCTTGTTCAGGACCGAAAAGCTCGGTACCGTGATGATTAAAGTCAACCGCCGGTTCACTAAAACAACCAGCTCGATCAGGGATGGTACGCCCCACTTTAAATACGAGCTCTATTTCGAAGGAGATTTGGACGAGCACTTTGACAGCGATAAGCCAATCAGCTCCTCAGCCGCCCTGCATGAAATCGAGCAGGAATTCAACATCCAGATTGCCGAGGTTGTCCGCGGAGTGATTGAGCGTACCCAGAAGGACCATTCGGATATTTTCGGGATGGGCGAGCAGATCCGTGCCCATCATCAAGGCTATTGGAAGCAGCATATCCACGGTAAAAACGACTGGGAGGAGCTGTACAGCCGGGTAAAGGTGGACATCACCCTTCATATGCATTTGCAGAGAGTAGGCTTGAAGGGCAGCTAA
- a CDS encoding GerAB/ArcD/ProY family transporter — MSNTRQITTLRTAAVIGSTIIGVGILSFPRYMAAAGGSGAPFVAFCGIAISIICFWLLASLCRRFPRESLFVFSRRLIGKPLSFIFAVLILLIFILLTGLTARQFGDVATTVLFKKTPIEATVFLMLLLCQLSSRRNIIKFTYIHFFYLPLIIGPILFITLLSMRNMDLLNLQPVLVMPSATFWRGTVEASYLFQSSFIIVLLVPFMQKPKQAVRAGILAIAIAGLIYLLIVIAAIGLFGSEETKLLIYPTLESARSAAVGEGFLERLDAIFIILWVISVFTTLYSTYYLAACLLQHLCAFRDQRMSSTLILPVTFIIAALPSNVFETYSWSLALGTASMIILSLYLFLLWGMYLLRRSRKRGVA; from the coding sequence ATGAGCAATACCCGTCAGATCACGACGCTGCGGACCGCAGCCGTAATCGGTAGCACCATTATCGGAGTAGGGATCCTCAGCTTTCCCCGATACATGGCTGCTGCCGGAGGGAGCGGTGCACCGTTTGTCGCCTTTTGCGGCATCGCTATCTCCATTATCTGCTTCTGGCTGCTGGCTTCGTTATGCCGGCGCTTCCCCCGGGAATCTCTGTTTGTCTTTAGCCGCCGCCTGATCGGGAAGCCGCTCTCGTTCATATTCGCCGTGCTGATCCTGCTCATTTTCATCCTGCTGACAGGGCTCACCGCACGCCAGTTCGGGGATGTCGCAACCACCGTGCTCTTTAAAAAAACGCCTATTGAGGCTACGGTTTTCCTGATGCTGCTGCTCTGCCAGCTCTCCTCCAGAAGAAATATCATTAAATTTACTTATATTCACTTCTTCTATCTGCCGCTGATTATTGGGCCGATTCTCTTTATCACGCTGCTGTCGATGCGCAATATGGATCTGCTGAATCTGCAGCCGGTGCTGGTCATGCCTTCGGCAACGTTTTGGAGAGGTACGGTGGAGGCCAGCTACCTGTTCCAGAGCTCTTTTATCATCGTGCTGCTGGTCCCCTTTATGCAGAAGCCGAAGCAGGCCGTGCGGGCCGGTATTCTTGCCATCGCTATCGCCGGTCTTATCTACCTGCTGATTGTTATTGCCGCTATCGGGCTGTTCGGCTCCGAGGAAACGAAGCTGCTGATCTATCCCACTCTGGAATCCGCACGTTCAGCTGCTGTAGGCGAAGGGTTTCTGGAACGGCTGGACGCTATCTTTATTATCCTGTGGGTTATTTCGGTCTTCACCACCTTATACAGCACCTACTATCTGGCCGCTTGTCTGCTTCAGCATCTGTGCGCCTTCCGGGATCAGCGGATGAGCTCCACCCTTATCCTGCCGGTTACCTTCATCATTGCCGCTCTCCCTTCCAATGTATTCGAGACCTATAGCTGGTCCCTTGCCCTGGGTACTGCTTCCATGATTATCCTGTCCCTGTACCTGTTCCTGTTATGGGGCATGTATCTGCTCCGCCGCTCCCGAAAGCGGGGTGTAGCGTAA
- a CDS encoding spore germination protein, translating into MSRSLTGNLEQLQTILGDNGDLVIRDFLLFGQYEAALVFLSSLVNEEQIREHILKPLLVCPDSPPGTPEDLDHIIHYVWTKAIQVTQGNSEQKLDQLPPAIVKGNLALLINGVPEALLLDMRQIELRGVDQPQTEQVIRGPREGYVEKLENNLALLRYRLQSTDLRIEISPLGARTRSRVALCYLDSLADPQLVAEAMRRISIIETDGIIDAGYIEQFIEDQPLSPFPQVQNTERPDKTVAALLEGRVAILVDGSPFALIVPALFNQFFQTVDDYTERFIMGSLIRLIRLIALASSLFFPALYVSVISFNPELMPTDFAVAISGGRAGVPFPAVLEVLIMEVSMEVLREATIRLPQMIGGALSIVGVLVIGQAAVAAGLASPITVVIVALTTIGSFATPAYNAAIALRMLRFPLILLAGMFGLYGVMIGTILIINHLLFLESFGVPYMSPFIPGKWRDWKDTLVRAPLWWMRRRPSFLHVRDSTRLPQSVPAAYEDQILQQGGEADEQYPSDHDAADRSRNR; encoded by the coding sequence GTGAGCCGCAGCCTGACCGGCAACCTGGAGCAGCTCCAGACGATACTTGGGGATAACGGAGACCTGGTAATCCGGGATTTCCTGCTGTTCGGCCAATATGAGGCTGCACTGGTCTTTTTATCGTCACTTGTGAATGAGGAGCAAATCCGGGAGCATATCCTGAAGCCGCTGCTGGTCTGCCCGGATAGCCCTCCCGGTACTCCTGAGGATCTTGATCATATCATCCATTATGTCTGGACAAAAGCAATCCAGGTCACACAGGGCAATTCTGAGCAGAAGCTTGATCAGCTGCCCCCTGCCATCGTCAAAGGCAATCTTGCCCTGCTGATAAACGGCGTACCCGAGGCCCTTTTGCTGGATATGCGGCAGATTGAACTGCGCGGTGTAGACCAGCCGCAGACGGAGCAGGTCATCCGCGGACCCCGGGAGGGCTATGTGGAAAAGCTGGAGAACAACCTTGCTTTACTTCGCTATCGGCTGCAGAGCACAGATCTGCGGATCGAGATCAGCCCGCTCGGAGCCCGGACCCGGTCAAGGGTTGCCTTATGTTACCTCGACAGCCTCGCCGATCCGCAGCTCGTAGCCGAGGCGATGCGCAGAATCTCCATTATTGAGACCGACGGGATCATCGATGCCGGTTATATTGAGCAGTTCATTGAGGACCAGCCGCTATCTCCTTTTCCGCAGGTGCAGAACACCGAGCGGCCGGACAAGACCGTCGCAGCGCTGCTGGAAGGCAGAGTTGCAATTCTTGTAGACGGCTCACCGTTTGCACTCATTGTCCCGGCCCTGTTCAACCAGTTCTTCCAGACGGTCGACGATTACACCGAGCGGTTCATCATGGGCAGCCTGATCCGGCTGATAAGGCTGATTGCCCTGGCCAGCTCGCTGTTTTTCCCTGCCCTCTATGTTTCTGTAATCTCCTTCAACCCGGAGCTGATGCCTACAGACTTCGCTGTCGCCATCTCAGGGGGACGGGCAGGCGTTCCGTTTCCGGCGGTACTGGAGGTGCTGATTATGGAGGTATCCATGGAGGTGCTGCGCGAGGCAACCATCCGCCTGCCGCAGATGATCGGCGGCGCCCTGTCCATCGTCGGCGTGCTCGTCATCGGCCAGGCTGCGGTGGCAGCCGGGCTGGCCAGCCCGATTACGGTTGTCATCGTGGCGCTGACGACCATCGGCTCGTTCGCCACGCCGGCCTATAATGCGGCGATTGCGCTGCGGATGCTGCGGTTTCCGCTGATTCTTTTGGCCGGAATGTTCGGCCTGTACGGGGTTATGATCGGCACAATCCTCATCATTAACCACCTGCTGTTCCTGGAGTCCTTCGGCGTGCCGTATATGTCCCCGTTTATTCCCGGCAAATGGCGGGACTGGAAGGATACGCTGGTACGGGCGCCGCTCTGGTGGATGCGCCGCCGCCCCAGCTTTCTGCATGTCCGGGACAGCACGAGACTCCCGCAGTCTGTTCCGGCAGCATACGAAGACCAGATTCTCCAGCAGGGAGGCGAAGCAGATGAGCAATACCCGTCAGATCACGACGCTGCGGACCGCAGCCGTAATCGGTAG